In a genomic window of Mucilaginibacter sp. KACC 22063:
- a CDS encoding TlpA disulfide reductase family protein → MKKIVLTALILVPLALHAQMIFTLKGKVGLDNAPAKAFLIYSNAGKTITDSTTLKNGNFEFSGTITESTEAQLIIDHKGFDLSKINNITDMKMMYLDQGVINVISKDSVKNANFPGSAINAEYQRYVTFMAPSRKPLELIAYEYNNTPDDKLKDPAVIKGFQDRNEAALKVKKVALYDFIKGNPDSYMSLDALREAAGAVIDVEKNDPVFNSLSVRLRSSPKGKEFKSLIDARKGVLVGKQAPNFTQNDVNDKPVSLSDFKGKYVLLDFWASWCGPCRAENPNLLNAYHKYKDRNFTVLSVSLDRPGHKKDWLNAIQADHLEWTQVSDLKFFSNEAAKAYGITGLPQNFLLDKNGIIIAVNLRGEELDKVLMQLIR, encoded by the coding sequence ATGAAAAAGATTGTTCTAACGGCACTGATCTTAGTGCCACTTGCCTTGCATGCTCAAATGATTTTCACATTGAAAGGGAAAGTAGGCCTTGATAACGCCCCTGCAAAAGCCTTCTTAATTTACAGTAATGCTGGGAAAACGATTACAGACTCGACAACGCTTAAGAACGGTAATTTTGAGTTTAGTGGGACCATTACAGAGTCCACCGAAGCCCAGCTGATCATCGATCACAAAGGTTTTGATCTGTCTAAAATCAATAATATCACAGACATGAAGATGATGTACCTGGATCAAGGCGTGATCAACGTTATTTCAAAAGATTCTGTTAAAAATGCGAATTTTCCGGGATCTGCCATTAACGCAGAATATCAAAGATACGTTACTTTTATGGCACCAAGCCGGAAACCGCTTGAATTGATTGCTTATGAATACAATAATACACCGGATGATAAACTTAAAGATCCGGCGGTGATCAAAGGTTTTCAGGATCGTAATGAGGCTGCCTTAAAAGTAAAAAAGGTCGCATTGTATGATTTTATCAAGGGAAACCCTGACTCTTACATGAGCCTTGATGCCTTGAGAGAGGCTGCGGGAGCCGTTATTGACGTAGAAAAAAATGATCCAGTATTCAATTCGCTTTCCGTGCGGTTAAGGTCAAGCCCGAAGGGTAAAGAATTTAAAAGCCTGATAGATGCCCGAAAAGGCGTATTAGTCGGGAAACAAGCGCCGAATTTCACGCAGAACGATGTCAATGATAAGCCCGTTAGTTTATCTGATTTTAAAGGCAAATATGTGCTGCTCGATTTTTGGGCAAGCTGGTGCGGGCCTTGCCGGGCCGAAAACCCGAACCTTCTAAATGCCTATCATAAGTATAAAGATCGGAATTTTACTGTATTAAGTGTATCATTGGACCGTCCCGGACACAAGAAAGACTGGCTGAATGCTATACAGGCAGACCATTTGGAATGGACGCAGGTTAGCGACCTCAAATTCTTTAGCAACGAAGCAGCGAAAGCCTATGGCATCACAGGTCTTCCTCAGAACTTTTTACTGGATAAAAATGGAATAATCATCGCAGTAAACCTGCGGGGAGAAGAATTGGATAAGGTGTTGATGCAACTGATCCGTTAA
- a CDS encoding DUF6624 domain-containing protein: MNIKLKAIRDIDQNSRKEFIKIYAENNPEKTKALALQMKKTDKENQQFVAGLLDSCGWPNGLSAANNHTIFLVIDHGEIDYANKYLPLVKQQAELGIVPKSDLATLQDRILLRNGQKQLYGTQTLTIGTIIKVWPVDEPAGLDERRKTMGLQPMDEYLQAVKKSYRSEVYWDKTLTVEEAQRTMIRKP, from the coding sequence TTGAACATCAAACTAAAAGCCATCCGCGATATTGACCAGAACAGCCGAAAAGAATTCATTAAAATTTACGCCGAAAATAACCCGGAAAAAACCAAGGCATTGGCCTTGCAGATGAAAAAGACGGACAAAGAAAATCAGCAGTTTGTTGCCGGGCTGCTGGATAGTTGCGGCTGGCCGAACGGCCTTTCCGCAGCAAATAATCATACCATTTTCCTGGTGATCGATCATGGCGAAATTGATTATGCCAACAAATACCTTCCACTGGTCAAACAGCAGGCTGAATTGGGCATTGTGCCCAAAAGTGACCTGGCGACCTTGCAGGATAGAATTTTACTTAGAAACGGGCAAAAACAACTATACGGAACACAGACGCTCACCATCGGAACAATAATTAAGGTATGGCCAGTGGATGAGCCGGCCGGTTTAGATGAACGGCGTAAGACAATGGGACTGCAACCAATGGATGAATACCTTCAAGCCGTAAAAAAATCATATCGTTCAGAGGTCTATTGGGATAAAACACTAACAGTTGAAGAGGCGCAAAGAACAATGATAAGAAAGCCTTAA
- a CDS encoding RidA family protein: protein MTKLITLLTSFTLLIFANTGCKNSTHSKDQPERLHHKTKVTTKEKWHWKNGQKQNESVGYAQVVKTGNTLYISGIPTADLSLKGVAGVYQSLETSLQAFGATPKDVVKETLYTTDIETMKKYNNARKAFYKGDFPAATWLQVSRLY, encoded by the coding sequence ATGACTAAATTGATTACCCTTCTAACGAGTTTTACTTTATTGATATTCGCTAATACTGGTTGTAAAAACAGTACCCATTCAAAAGATCAACCGGAGCGACTGCATCATAAAACAAAAGTTACCACTAAAGAAAAGTGGCACTGGAAAAATGGGCAAAAGCAAAATGAAAGTGTAGGGTACGCCCAGGTTGTCAAAACGGGTAATACCCTTTATATTTCCGGGATACCGACTGCCGACTTAAGTCTTAAAGGTGTAGCTGGAGTTTATCAATCATTGGAGACGAGCCTTCAGGCCTTCGGAGCAACCCCAAAAGATGTAGTAAAAGAAACGCTGTACACGACCGACATCGAGACCATGAAAAAATACAACAATGCAAGAAAGGCTTTTTACAAAGGCGACTTTCCGGCGGCGACCTGGTTGCAGGTGAGCCGCTTGTATTGA